TTGGTACCGGCTTCTGTTTTAGGTGATTGCTCCAGCGTGAGCTGCAATAAGGCCTTGAGATAATTCTCTTCGGTGGTCGATAACATCTTACAAAGATAGCTGAATTGACAAACTTATTTTGTTAGATAGACCTAACTTTTTTACTTTTACAAACCGAACAGCGTAAATGTTATTTTGTGAGACAGTTTTTGTATGCCTTTTTCTTAGGACTATTATCCACTTCAGCCAATGCCCAGTATGCATCGGTAGCGGGAAGAATAACAGAATCCGGTAATCCGGTTGAGCTGGCTACTATTCGTTTGATGAATACTGATATACAAATTCATTCAGATGTGAATGGATTTTATCAATTACAAAACCTGAATCCCGGTACCTATACTTTAGTTGTAGACCAGGTCGGCTATCAATCATTTCGTAAAAAAATTCAACTCGTATCTACACAGTCATTATTACTTGACATCCAATTGACCCCAATCACTTCCCTGGTTTCGGATGTGGTAGTAACGGGCACTTTGAAAGAAGTAAGAAAAACAGAAAGCCCGGTTCCGGTAGAAGTCTATACACAGACCTTCTTCAAAAAAAATCCGACGCCCAATATTTTTGATGCTTTACAACAGATCAATGGAGTACGACCACAACTGAATTGTAATATTTGTAATACCGGTGATATCCATATCAATGGACTTGAAGGGCCTTATACCATGGTATTAATTGACGGTATGCCGATCGTAAGCAGTTTGGCTTCTGTGTATGGGTTATCCGGTATCCCCAATGCATTGGTTGAAAGAGTAGAGATCGTAAAAGGACCCGCATCTTCCTTATATGGCAGTGAAGCAGTTGGCGGACTCATCAACATCATCACAAAAAAGCCACAGCATGCGCCATCGGTATATGTAGATTATATGCAAACAAGTTGGAAAGAAAAAAATGCTGACCTGGGTTTTGTCTGGAAGCCTTTACAGAAAGCACAAGTATTAACCGGTATTAATCTCTATCACTATAATGACCCTATCGATAAGAATAAAGATGGATTTACAGATGTAACCTTACAGCAGCGTATCTCTGTTTTTCAAAAATGGAATTTCCAACGAAAAGAAAACAGACTACTCAGTGTAGCCCTACGTTACTATTATGAAGACAGATGGGGCGGTGAGATGAACTGGAATAAAAGATTCAGAGGTGGAGACAGTATTTATGGAGAGAGCATTTACACCAAACGATGGGAATTGACCGGTCAATATCAATTACCATTTAAAGAAAAGATCCTCTACGCTGTTTCATACAATGATCATGATCAGGATAGCAGGTATGGAACGACCTCTTACATCGCCCGACAAAAAATTTTCTTTCAGCAATTAACCTGGGATAAAAAATCAGGTGCACACGATGTATTGGCCGGTATCACAGCACGTTATACTTTTTATGATGACAATACTCCTGCAACTGCCGATCCGGTCGGATCTAAAAATATTCCTAACAGAAATTGGTTGCCCGGCATTTTTGTACAAGATGAAATCAGGTTGAATGCAAAACAGCAATTATTATTAGGGCTACGTTACGATAAACATGATGTTCATGGAAACATCATCACGCCACGTCTTGCTTTCAAATGGAAAACAGGAGATCAGGAGAGTATTCGTATCAATGCGGGTAGTGGCTTTAGAGTGGTAAACCTCTTTACGGAAGATCATGCAGCATTAACAGGTGCCAGAAAAGTGGTGATCAAAAATGAACTGAAACCTGAACGCTCTTATAATATCAATCTAAACTATTCCAAAAAATTACTGACAACAAGAGGCGTCATCTGGAACTTTGATATTTCAGCCTGGTACACTTATTTCAATAATCGCATCATTGCTGATTATGAAAGCAATCCTAATGAGATCAATTATGATAATTTAAATGGGCATGCCATCAGTAAAGGCATTACCCTTAATACAGAACTGAGTTTGCTGAATGGTTTGAAAGGCATGGCAGGTATCACATTACAGGAAGTAGCTACTGTTAATCAAGGAATAAAAACCCAACAAATTCTTACGGAAAAAATAACCGGAACCTGGTCTCTTTCATACCGTATCAAACCATGGAACCTGGGCATTGACTATACAGGAAATTTTTATGGCCCTATGCGATTACCACTACTAGGTCCGTTAGATCCACGCAGTGCACATTCACCGCTGTGGAGTATTCAGAATATTCAATTGGTATTCTCAGGTATGCGTTCGATTGAATTGTATGGCGGTGTAAAAAATCTATTGAACTGGACACCCAATAAAGGCAATCCTTTCATCATTGCCCGGACCAATGACCCGTTTGATAAACAAGTCGTATACAATACCAACGGACAAGTGGAAGCTACCGCTGATAACCCTTATGCATTGAGTTTTGATCCAACCTATGTGTATGCACCCAATCAGGGAATTCGATTCTTTTTTGGGATGAGAGTTTCAATAAAATGATAAAGTCTGTATTGGTCAGTAACCAACACAGACTTTTGGAACAAATCAGACATCTGAGATCTGACATCATTAAACTCTTACTGAATCGTATAACTCACGCCACCATCTTTTTCGTCTTTCAACTGCACACCCAATGCTGCTAGTTCATTTCGAATCTTGTCGCTTGTCACAAAATCCTTGCGTTGTTTAGCTTCTTTTCGAATATCGATCAGTAGTTGTAATACCCCATCGAGTTTTCCGTCATCGGCTCTTCGTTCACCGGTGAGACCAAAAATATCTTCAATATATATTTTCATTTGCTGTTGCAGCAATTGAAGCGTAGTACCACTGATGGCAGTATTGGCAATATGTTTATCCTTGATAGAATTGATCACTGAGCTCAATTCAAACATATTGGCGAGTACTTTGGCTGTATTCAGATCATCATTCATAAACTCATCGAATTCACGGATCTGAGCAGCCATTTTCTCATCCAACGCTTTATCACCTGCGGCTACCTGAGCATCAAAGTTTTGCTTCATTAACCATTCATAAGCTTCCCATAAACGACGCAACGCTTTTTCAGAAGCCTGCAGCGCTTCATTACTAAAATCGAGCGTACCACGATAATGACTTTGCAGGATAAAGAACCTTACCGTCATCGGATGATATGCCTGTGTTAAGATCGGATGTGTTCCTTCAAACAACTCACTCAACTTGATCACATTGTTATAACTCTTACCCATCTTCTTTCCGTTGATGGTGATCATGTTATTATGCAACCAATAACGAGCCGGTGTTTTATGATTGCAAACCGTACTCTGAGCAATTTCACATTCATGATGCGGAAACTGAAGATCCATACCACCTCCATGAATATCAAACTGATCTCCCAAATACTTATTACTCATCGCCGAGCACTCGATATGCCATCCGGGAAAACCCTCTCCCCATGGGCTTTGCCAGCGCATTATATGTTCAGGGGGCGCGTTCTTCCACAAGGCGAAATCACTTTTATTTCTTTTCTCCTCCTGATTATCAAGTTCGCGAGTGGTATCCATCTGATCATCGAGTATCCTTCCACTCAACATACCATAAGGCATTCCTTTTTTAGAGAAGTCAGTATTGTATTTTTCAACATCAAAATAAACAGAGCCATTGGCTTCATAAGCATAGCCGTCTGCAATGATCTTTTTGATCATTTCAATTTGCTCAACGATATGTCCGGTAGCAGTAGGTTCAATGCTTGGCTGTAAATTGTTAAAGCGAGCCATGGCCCAGTGATACAGATTTGTGTACTTCTGCACCAATTCCATAGGCTCCAGCTTTTCTAATACCGCCTTTTTACTGATCTTATCTTCTGCCTCTCTTCCTTCTTCTTCAAAATGACCGGCATCAGTGATATTCCTTACATAGCGAACTTTATAACCCAGGTGCATCAGATAACGATACACGACATCGAATGTGATGAATGGACGCGCATGTCCGAGATGACTCTCTCCACTCACGGTTGGTCCACACACATACATACCCACATAAGGTGGATTGATGGCTTCAAAAACTTCTTTTTTACGGGTTAATGAGTTATAAACTTTTAGTGACATGCTTGCGAATTAGAGAAAATAAAAAACGATACCGAAAATAAAGAAACAGCTGGACCAGAAAAGTCCGCATTAACAGCATCAACAACAGCAAGAATTAAATATTCGTTTCATTCTGTGGCGAAGATATTTAATTTTTCA
Above is a genomic segment from Sediminibacterium sp. KACHI17 containing:
- the cysS gene encoding cysteine--tRNA ligase, whose protein sequence is MSLKVYNSLTRKKEVFEAINPPYVGMYVCGPTVSGESHLGHARPFITFDVVYRYLMHLGYKVRYVRNITDAGHFEEEGREAEDKISKKAVLEKLEPMELVQKYTNLYHWAMARFNNLQPSIEPTATGHIVEQIEMIKKIIADGYAYEANGSVYFDVEKYNTDFSKKGMPYGMLSGRILDDQMDTTRELDNQEEKRNKSDFALWKNAPPEHIMRWQSPWGEGFPGWHIECSAMSNKYLGDQFDIHGGGMDLQFPHHECEIAQSTVCNHKTPARYWLHNNMITINGKKMGKSYNNVIKLSELFEGTHPILTQAYHPMTVRFFILQSHYRGTLDFSNEALQASEKALRRLWEAYEWLMKQNFDAQVAAGDKALDEKMAAQIREFDEFMNDDLNTAKVLANMFELSSVINSIKDKHIANTAISGTTLQLLQQQMKIYIEDIFGLTGERRADDGKLDGVLQLLIDIRKEAKQRKDFVTSDKIRNELAALGVQLKDEKDGGVSYTIQ
- a CDS encoding TonB-dependent receptor; protein product: MRQFLYAFFLGLLSTSANAQYASVAGRITESGNPVELATIRLMNTDIQIHSDVNGFYQLQNLNPGTYTLVVDQVGYQSFRKKIQLVSTQSLLLDIQLTPITSLVSDVVVTGTLKEVRKTESPVPVEVYTQTFFKKNPTPNIFDALQQINGVRPQLNCNICNTGDIHINGLEGPYTMVLIDGMPIVSSLASVYGLSGIPNALVERVEIVKGPASSLYGSEAVGGLINIITKKPQHAPSVYVDYMQTSWKEKNADLGFVWKPLQKAQVLTGINLYHYNDPIDKNKDGFTDVTLQQRISVFQKWNFQRKENRLLSVALRYYYEDRWGGEMNWNKRFRGGDSIYGESIYTKRWELTGQYQLPFKEKILYAVSYNDHDQDSRYGTTSYIARQKIFFQQLTWDKKSGAHDVLAGITARYTFYDDNTPATADPVGSKNIPNRNWLPGIFVQDEIRLNAKQQLLLGLRYDKHDVHGNIITPRLAFKWKTGDQESIRINAGSGFRVVNLFTEDHAALTGARKVVIKNELKPERSYNINLNYSKKLLTTRGVIWNFDISAWYTYFNNRIIADYESNPNEINYDNLNGHAISKGITLNTELSLLNGLKGMAGITLQEVATVNQGIKTQQILTEKITGTWSLSYRIKPWNLGIDYTGNFYGPMRLPLLGPLDPRSAHSPLWSIQNIQLVFSGMRSIELYGGVKNLLNWTPNKGNPFIIARTNDPFDKQVVYNTNGQVEATADNPYALSFDPTYVYAPNQGIRFFFGMRVSIK